In a genomic window of Streptomyces sp. NBC_01142:
- a CDS encoding type II secretion system F family protein, with amino-acid sequence MDNLPLLTMAVTLLGCVLAVIGVHAYSSGQAQRQALVDRMSQTGQMAIESGGRRRRFRGVDRWLRRTRLGKRIERKISATGLDLTPGEYFVYVVGALLALYFIVGSVFAPFFGFIAAVIGLWGANGFLDWQRTKRTEAFINQLPELTRVLANATQAGLALRTAIGMAVEELDDPAREELRRVADQLALGRSLDDALDDLVERLPSRELTVLVSTLILSNRAGGTIVSSLRNLTETLEERKETRREVTTLLSQVKVTAVAVPVLGMGFLLMINGMRAGALDDMTSALGGRIAVIVAAGLYALGFVLINRLTRVRI; translated from the coding sequence ATGGATAACCTCCCGCTCCTGACGATGGCTGTCACACTGCTCGGCTGCGTGCTCGCCGTCATCGGTGTGCACGCCTACTCCTCGGGGCAGGCCCAGCGGCAGGCCCTGGTGGACCGGATGTCCCAGACGGGACAGATGGCGATCGAAAGCGGCGGCCGACGCCGTCGCTTCCGTGGCGTCGACCGGTGGCTGCGCAGGACACGGCTCGGCAAGCGCATCGAGCGGAAGATCTCGGCGACCGGTCTCGACCTGACACCGGGCGAGTACTTCGTCTACGTCGTGGGCGCGCTGCTCGCCCTGTACTTCATCGTCGGCTCCGTCTTCGCGCCCTTCTTCGGGTTCATCGCCGCCGTCATCGGACTCTGGGGCGCCAACGGCTTCCTCGACTGGCAGCGGACGAAACGCACCGAGGCGTTCATCAACCAGCTGCCGGAACTCACCCGCGTACTGGCCAACGCCACCCAGGCGGGCCTCGCGCTGCGCACCGCCATCGGCATGGCCGTGGAGGAGCTGGACGATCCGGCACGGGAGGAACTGCGGCGCGTGGCCGATCAGCTGGCCCTCGGCCGCTCGCTGGACGACGCGCTGGACGATCTCGTCGAGCGGCTTCCCTCACGCGAGCTGACCGTCCTGGTCTCCACCCTCATCCTCTCCAACCGGGCGGGCGGCACCATCGTCTCCTCGCTGCGCAACCTCACCGAGACCCTGGAGGAGCGCAAGGAGACCCGCCGCGAGGTCACCACCCTGCTCTCCCAGGTCAAGGTGACCGCCGTGGCCGTCCCCGTCCTGGGCATGGGATTCCTCCTGATGATCAACGGGATGCGGGCCGGTGCCCTCGACGACATGACCAGTGCCCTGGGCGGACGGATCGCGGTGATCGTCGCTGCGGGCCTGTACGCACTGGGATTCGTCCTCATCAACCGGCTCACCCGCGTCCGAATCTGA
- a CDS encoding DUF5936 domain-containing protein yields MGLLLAAVLGLAVYGAFHGIRMYRADAKLPGDLAVALEVGATRTTATGSAIDRLGMRYAPYVLRMMGPKRVDAVRRKLDMAGNPGGLTIDRYAARRAVYGVLGSLVALGMLMNGHFVFAVLFLLYGLFWTDVLIRAAISRRKDDIERTLPDFLDVLAVVVSAGLGFRQALERVAEKYEGPWADELRITLRQMDMGVGRREAFEQLRKRNDSDQVSMFVSALQQGEELGAPIVDTLIQIANDMRRTDAQNARRKAAKAVPKATLIVTSFMLPGTMILIVVGFYYASNVNFNDIFGG; encoded by the coding sequence ATGGGGCTTCTGCTCGCCGCCGTCCTCGGGCTCGCCGTCTACGGAGCCTTCCACGGCATTCGTATGTACCGCGCCGACGCCAAGCTCCCCGGCGACCTCGCCGTCGCCCTGGAGGTCGGCGCCACCCGGACGACCGCCACCGGCTCCGCCATCGACCGCCTCGGCATGCGCTACGCGCCGTACGTCCTGCGGATGATGGGCCCCAAGCGCGTCGACGCGGTCCGCCGCAAACTGGACATGGCAGGCAACCCAGGTGGTCTGACCATCGACCGCTACGCCGCCCGCCGCGCCGTCTACGGCGTCCTCGGCTCCCTCGTGGCGCTGGGCATGCTGATGAACGGCCACTTCGTGTTCGCCGTCCTCTTTCTCCTCTACGGCCTCTTCTGGACCGACGTCCTGATCCGTGCCGCCATCAGCAGACGCAAGGACGACATCGAGCGCACGCTCCCCGACTTCCTCGATGTCCTGGCCGTTGTCGTCTCCGCCGGACTCGGATTCCGCCAGGCGCTGGAACGGGTCGCGGAGAAGTACGAGGGCCCCTGGGCCGACGAACTGCGCATCACGCTGCGCCAGATGGACATGGGAGTGGGCCGGCGCGAGGCCTTCGAGCAGCTGCGCAAGCGCAATGACTCCGACCAGGTGTCGATGTTCGTGTCCGCGCTGCAGCAGGGAGAGGAGCTCGGCGCGCCGATCGTCGACACCCTCATCCAGATCGCCAACGACATGCGCAGGACGGACGCCCAGAACGCGCGCCGCAAGGCGGCCAAGGCCGTCCCGAAAGCCACGCTGATCGTCACCAGTTTCATGCTTCCCGGGACGATGATCCTGATCGTGGTCGGCTTCTACTACGCCTCCAATGTCAATTTCAACGACATCTTCGGAGGCTGA